Genomic DNA from Thiosocius teredinicola:
TTGTTCACCCGCGAGCGCCTCGCCCTGGAAACCTCGAGCCTGTTCGTGCTCGCTGCCCTGGTGCTGGGGTTCGAGTTGTTTCCTTTTGCCCGCGAGGGTGTCCGTCTTCATGCTACCGATTTCTTTCTCGGTTTCGGTCACGAGGCCTTGGTGGCGGTGTGTGCCCTGATGATCGCCGGGCAGGGCCTGGTGCGCACCGGGGCCCTCGAGCCGGTGGGCCGCTTGTTGGCGCGTGCCTGGGGGGTGGCGCCGTCGTTCTCGTTGCTGCTGACCTTGTTGATAGGCGCGCTGTTCAGTGCCTTCGTCAACAACGTCCCCATCGTGGTGTTGTTGCTGCCGATCCTGATCAGTGTGTCGCTGCGCACCGGCAACCCGCCCTCGGCGGTGCTGATGCCGATGGGCTTTGCCACGTTGGTCGGGGGCATGAGCACAACGATCGGCACCTCTACCAACCTGCTCGTGGTCAGCGTCGCCGCCGACCTCGGGGTGCCGCGATTCGAGATGTTCGACTTCCTCCTGCCGGTGGCGATTGCCGGCAGCGTCGCGATCCTCTACCTGTGGTTGATCGCGCCGCGCATCATGCCGATACGCCAGACCGAGCTCGAAGACAACCGGCCACGTGTTTTCTCCGCCCAGCTGCACATTCCGGAAGACAGCTTCGCCGACGGCAAGACACTGAGCGACGCGATCGACAAGGCCGGCGACATGAAGGTCAGCCGCATACTGCGTGGCGAGCAGACCTATGTCACCCCTTTGCCGGATGCCGTACTGCGTGCGGGAGACCGGCTGCTGGTCAACGATACGGCCGACAACCTCAAAGAGTTCGAGAGCGCCCTGGGCGCCGCGTTGTATTCGGCCAATGCACCAGTCGATGAAGACAACCCGCTGCATGCCGACGATCAGCAACTGGCCGAGGTCGTCGTCACTCAGGGTTCCTCGTTGGAAGGCAGCAGCCTGTCGCGATCACACTTCGCCGACAACTATCAGCTGCTCACTCTGGCGCTGCATCGCGCGGGGTGGCAGATGCAGGCACTGCGAGCCCAGGTGCACGACATCCGCCTGCGCGTCGGTGACGTGATCCTGGTGCAGGGCGCACGTGATCACATCAGTGAGATGAAGCGGCGCGGCGACGTGCTGGTGCTCGACGCCACCGCCGACCTGCCGACCACGCGCCGGGCGCCGCTGGCGATGCTCATCATGGCGGCCATCATACTGAGCGCCGCGCTCGGCCTGGTACCGATTGCCATCAGCGCACTGGTCGGTGTCCTCGCGATGCTGGCGACCAACTGTCTGAGCTGGCGCGATGCCGTACGCGCATTGAATACCCAGGTCGTCATGATCGTCGTGGCGAGCCTTGCCCTCGGCTCGGCGCTGTTGGATACCGGCGCCGCCGATTATCTGGCCCAGGTGTTCGTTGCCTACACCCAGGGGGTGTCGCCGGGCGGCCTACTTAGCGGCTTGATGTTGTTGATGGCGTTGATGACGAACATCGTTTCGAACAACGCCGCCGCGCTGATCGGTACGCCAATCGCCATCGGTATTGCCCGGCAGTTGAATCTGCCTGCCGAACCCTTTGTGTTGGCGGTGCTGTTCGGCGCGAACATGAGCTATGCGACGCCGATCGCCTACAAAACCAATCTGCTGGTGATGAGCGCCGGAGGCTACCTGTTTGCGGATTTCCTGCGCATCGGCATACCGCTGACCTTGATCATGTGGGCGGCTTTTTCATGGTTGCTGCCGATGCTCTACGGGCTCGCCTGGTAGACGGCGCAACGGCGAACGCTGCGCCGTCTACGTATCAGGCTAGCTGGCCACGCATCCGCGCAGCGCGCTCTTTTGGTGCCGGGTGGGTCGACAGCCAGTTCGAACCTCCGCCGCCCGACAAGGCGTCGAGCTTCTCGAGCGCCGTTACGCACGCTGCAGGCGCGAAGTTCTTGTCTTTCATAAAGCCCATCGCGTAGTCGTCGGCTTCGTTCTCGTTGCCCTGCGAGTGCTGGGCGACTACCACTTTTTCAAACAGCTCGCCCAATTGCGAATCCGCCAGGTCGGCATGCTTGGTACCGCTGGCTGCGACGGCATCGCGCAGGCCACCGGTGGTCAGCGCGACCTGCATGCGTTTGCGGGAATGCCCGGCCTTGACGTGACCCATCTCGTGGCCGACCACGTAGCGGACTTCGTCGTCGGTCATCAGGTCGAGCAAGCCGCTGTAGAGTCGCACTGTTCCGTCAGCCATGGCGAAGGCGTTGACCTCTTCGGTCTCGTAGACTTTGAAGTTCAGCGTCATGCCGTCATAACTGTCGAGACCCTCGGTGAGCGTCGCCAAGCGCTTGCCGTACTCGCTGTCGGGTGCCGCGACACGGTTTGCATCATCCTGTTCCTTTGCAAGTTGTGCGCAATAGTTGGCAATGTCCTCGTCGCTCAAGGTAGCGGCGCCGGTCAGCGATTTTGCCGCACCGAATGCGCGGTCGAGATCCAGTGCCGAAACCCGGCCGGCCATCGATACGCCGAGCAGCAGCAGGCATTGACGTAACATTTCTCTTCTATCCATAGGTCCATTCGTCCTCTAAAAACTCATTCAACAAACGTTTTGCCACCCGAAGGGTGTACAGCGCGCGGGATTTTCGCATTAATGATCCGGCCAAAACACGAACGACCTCCGGTTACGACACTTTGCGGCCGCGAACGGGTTGCGAAGAACCAGGCATGACGCCTGCGCCCGGGTTGTCGAGCAAACAGGTGGATTGATGAGGAAACGTACGGTGATACTGCTCGCGACAGGGATATTGATTGCAGCCGGCTATCTGTTGCCCGAGCGTGTCGTCGTGCCGGTGCAGAATGCGAGCAGCAACGATTGGCATCCGGACTCGTTTTGGTTCGAGCCCTGGGGCACCTCGGGAGTGCATAAGGGCATCGACATCTTCGGCGCGAAAGGCACGCCGGTCGTCAGCACGGTTGACGGGCTGGTGGTGTTTGCGGGCGATCTACGCAAAGGCGGCAATGTCGCCTTGGTCCTTGGGCCGAGTTGGCGCTTGCACTATTTCGCCCACCTCGACACCGTCGACGTATCTGCCGGTTCTTGGGTTACTTCCGGTAACATCGTCGGCCGCCTTGGCGATAGCGGCAATGCGAAAGGTAAACCGCCGCATCTGCACTACGCGATCGTGCGTATGATTCCGCTGCCTTGGAAGATGGACAGGTCGACACAGGGATACAAGAAAGCCTTCTTCATCGACCCCGATCGCTATCTGCGCGCTGCATTGGCCCGGTAATGCGATTTAACAATCCGGCAATGGCCAACAGCCGGCCAACGTGAAATAGTCCGTCAATCATGGCTGAATCGACCATATCGCGGTATTCGAAGCGCCGCGCGATGCGAATTGTTTGGACAGCAGTCGCGACGCTTGCGGCGCTGTTTGTCACTTGGCTGCGACCGGAAGTCTATTGGAGTGTTTTGATCTGTGGCCTCGCGTTTGTGTGGGAGCTGATCATCGGCGAATACGAGCACAGCTGTGCCGAGCCTGTAGCGCCAAACATGCAAAGCACCCAGCCTGGGTTGCCCACGGCGGTTATTTCGGCGCAGCGCATCGAACACGACGACGCAGGTATGACGATCCAGCTATCGACCGACAATGTCGAGCACATGACCTGGGACGAACTGTCGATGGTCGTGATCGAGACGAACAGTTTGGGTCCGTTCGTCGATGACGTGCACTGGTTGCTGGTGGGTAGCGATCCGGAACGCAGTTGGCGAATGGCTGCCGATACGGCAGGTTTCGACGACTTGCTCTCGAGGCTGCAGCAGTTGCCGGCATTCGATAACGACGTCGTTATCGATGCCATGACTTCGGTCGATGATGCCCGCTTTCTGGCCTGGCAACGGCCGACCTGATTGGTACGAAAGGCCGCGCGGAGACCGACATGTCGAAACGACCAAGCACATCGCACGTTGCACAACGCCACCGAGCCACTGATCGGCGCTTTTTCGTTGGCGTCATAGGTGTGCTGCTGGTGTGCCTGGCGACAGCGGGTGCATATGCCGGCCCGTTGCGCGACTGGCTCGACGAGCGTCGTGGGTCTGAAGATGATCAATTGCAGCGCGTCGATGCCGGCGCGCTGCCAAGCGATATACAGATCACGAACGATGTGCCGTATGGCGAGCATGCGCGGCACAGGTTCGACGTGTATGCACCGCATGGTGTACACGATGCACCCGTTGTCTTCATGGTGCATGGCGGTGGTTGGCGTCGAGGCGACAAGGCGCATGACCGGGTAGTCGAGAACAAGGTCAAGCGTTGGCTGCCGCGAGGCTTCGTGTTCGTATCGACCAACTATCGCCTGGTACCAGATGCGGATCCGGTGCGTCAGGCAACCGATGTAGCGCGCGCATTGGCGGCCTTTCAGCGTCGCGCCGCAGAGTTCGGCGCCGATCCGCGTAAGGTGATCCTGATCGGCCACTCCGCCGGTGCGCATCTTGTCGCATTGTTGACCGCCGATCCTTCACTGGCGGCTCAACAGGGCGTATCGCCCTGGCTCGGTGCAGTACTGCTCGATAGCGCGGCCCTGAATGTTCCCGACACGATGCGCGCACCGCCGCGCATCATGCGCAAGGTTTACAAGAATGCGTTCGGTGATGATCCGAACTATTGGCGCAAGGCTTCGCCGTATCACGCACTCGTCGCCAAGGGACCGCCGGTGCTTGCGGTGTGTTCGTCGCAACGGCGTGACGATCCTTGTGGTGCTGCAGATAGTTTCGTCGCCAGGATGCACGCCTTGGGCCGCCGGGGACAGGTGCTGCCACAGCCGATGTCGCATCGTGAGATCAACGAGCAACTCGGGTTGCCCGGCAGCTACACCACAGCAGTGGAGGCGTTCATGGCTTCAATCGACTCGCTCGTCGCCGCGCGCTTGAGGCACTGACTGCGGGCAAGGTTCGCGAGCCAACGTTGACGCGGGCAGCGATTTCATCGTGCGTTGGGCAGTGCGCAACCTTTAATTCTTGCTGCCCGAATGCGCCTCCCGACAAGCTGTGGTACGCACCACAATGCAGCGTAGTTGCCAAGCCGCATGCGCCAAAAACTGCGACCTGGTTCTAGTCAGCTAAGCGCTATCGCTTACTACAGTTCGCTCAACGGCAACACAGCGGAGACCCGACATGAAGCAACCGAACACCCTCGCAGAATCGAGCCTGGCCAAGTCGAAATTAGAATTGGTCGCGTTGTTCGTCATCACCACGATTGCATTGTCCGGCGCCTTCCAAATGCATTGGGCGGTCTCGCTACTGGTCGCGCCGTTGGCGATGGCCGGAGGCATCCTTGCCATCATGTTCGGCGTGCATACGTTGTGGATGCTGGTCACCGGTGCCGAAAAGCTCGGCATGATGGTCGGTCTGCGCAAGACTCCCTTGCTCTGACGATCTTTGTGTCTGGCGCTTGTTGTCAGCGCCAGACGCCTTCGGCTCCACTATAGCTGTCCAGCACGCGGATATAGTTCAGGCGTTCATAGTCAGAGGGATCGAGAACGCTCGACTGACTCAAGCGGCCCCGCAACTCCGCAACACTCTCGAAGCCCTGGTGTTCCATCCAGGCAGACATGTCGGCGATCACTTTGCTCAGGTGCTTCGGGCCAAGCGCCAACAAGGCATTGCACAGATGCACGACATCGGTACCGGCCAGCAAGAGCTTGATAGCGTCTTCGCCGGTGTGTACGCCGCCGGTCGCGCCCAGCGAGCATTCAACTCGGCCGTGCAGGATGGCGATCCATCGCATAGATAACAAGGCGTCGCTTGATCTTGTCGGCGTCAAGGCGTGCTGCAGCCGCATGCCTTCGATATCGATATCCGGTTGATAGAAACGATTGAACAGCGATACGCCGGCGACACCGGCTGCTTCGAGTTTCTTGATCATGTTGCCGATCGAGCTGAAGAAAGGTGACAGCTTCATGTTGATCGGGATGCTGATGTGTTCGCGCAATTCCTTCAGCAACGTGATGTAGCGTTGCTCGACATAGTGACCATCTTCCCAGACGTCACCCGCCACGTAGTAGGCATTCAGTTCGAGTGCATCGGCGCCCGCATCCGCGATCTCTTTGGCATGCGTCATCCAGCCTGTCGCGGTGACGCCGTTCAGGCTGGCGATCACCGGGATCTCCAACGACGCTTTGAGGGCGGCGACTTGTTCCAGGTAGCGATCGAGTTCGCCTGGAAAGTCCTGGTGGGCGGGCAGGTAGCTGTCTGCCTCGGCATGGCCGGTTTCGGAGTGGTGCAGAAAGGTCAGCATGCCGTCTTCTTCGGCGCGCACGGCCTCTTCGAACAGGGAATACATCACGATAGCGGCCGCGCCGGCGTCCTCGAGTTGCTTGGCTGCGTCGAGACTGCGGGAAAGCGGTGAGGCCGAGGGTACCAAGGGGTTTTTGAGTTTCAGCCCTAGCCATTGGGTGCTCATATCCATGCTGTGTCCTCCGTCGTGCGCGTCGTGGTTACTGATTAAGCGTAGACCGCCTGCCTCGGCTTGCCGACGCTCGAACATGCGCCGGCCAGTCGCGCTTTGGCGGCATCTATTGTTTGTCCGGTACCGTCGGTTCGGTCTCGCCGACCGCCAGTTTCGCCAGCTGTTCGTACAGGTGGAACTTGGCCTTGGTCTGATGTTGGGCGGCATCCATGAAGCGGTGCGCTGCCTGCGGATGGGTGCGCTCGAGTACAGCAAAGCGCGTTTCCGACATGGCGAAGTCGCGATACGGCACGCTCGGCTCTTTCGAATCGAGATGTAGTGGATTCTGGCCTTCGGCAGCCTTGCGTGGATCGTAACGGAACAGGCCCCAGTGACCGGCGTTGACGGCCAGGTTCTGTTGCTGCAGGTTCTTCGCCAGATCGATGCCGTGCGCAATGCATGGCGAGTACGCAATGATCAATGACGGGCCATCGTAGCTTTCCGCTTCGAGGAAGGCGCGCAGCACCTGCACATCTTTGGCGCCATAGGCAACCTGTGCCACATACACGTCGCCGTAGGCCATTGCCATCATCGCCAAGTCTTTCTTGATGACCGGCTTGCCGCCGGCGGAGAACTTGGCGACCGCGCCCAGCGGTGTCGCTTTCGAGGTCTGGCCGCCGGTGTTGGAATACACCTCGGTATCCAGCACCAGGATATTGACGTTGCGCCCCGACGCCAGCACATGGTCGACGCCGCCGTAACCGATGTCGTAGGCCCAGCCGTCGCCGCCGATCAGCCAGACACTTTTCTTGACCAGGTAATCGGCGACTGCTTCGAGTGAGCGCGCAGCCGGTTTGTCGATTGCCTTGAGTTTCTTGCGCAGCTCGATGACCCGGCCGCGTTGTTCGAAGATGTCGGCCTCAGTATGTTGATCGGCGGTGCCGATCGCCTCGACCAGGGTATCGCCGAGATCGCCGGCCAGTTCCTGCAGCAGTTCAACCGCATGCTCGGTCTGCTTGTCGACGGCGATCCGCATGCCCAGGCCAAACTCGGCGTTGTCTTCGAACAGCGAGTTGTTCCACGCGGGACCGCGACCGTCGGGGTTGGTGGTGTAGGGCGTGGTCGGCAGGTTGCCGCCGTAGATCGATGAACAACCGGTGGCGTTGGCGATCAGCATACGGTCGCCGAACAACTGGGTCGCCAGCTTGATGTACGGTGTTTCGCCGCAGCCGACACAGGCGCCCGAGAACTCGAACAGCGGCTGCATGATCATCGCGCCTTTGAGCGTTGTTTCCTTCAACTGGGTGCGATCGAACTCAGGCAGCGTCAGGAAGAAGTCCCAACTGGCCTGCTCGACCTCGCGGCGCGGTTCGACCGGCACCATGTTGAGCGCCTTGCGTGCCGGGTTCTGTTTGTCGCGGATCGGGCAGATCTCAACGCACAGGCCGCAGCCGGTGCAGTCATCCGGTGCAACCTGGTAGCTGATATGCGTATCCGGCGGGAAATCCTTGGCACCTTTGACCGGCATGTGCAGAAAACCGGCAGGGGCGCTGCGCGCAAGGCCCGCATCAAAGACCTTGGAGCGGATTGCGGCATGCGGACACACCAGCGGGCACTTGCCGCAGTGGGTGCACAGATCCATCTCCCACTGCGGGATCTCGAGCGCCAACTGGCGTTTTTCGTAGGCGGCGGTACCCAGCGGCCAGGTGCCGTCGGCGCTCATCGCGCTGACCGGCAGGCTGTCGCCGAGGCCGGCGATCAATGGCGCAGTCACGCGTTGCACGAAGTCGGGGGCATTGGCGGCGACCACCGGAGGCATCTCTACCTGGCTGCTGATCTGCTGCGGCACATCGATCTCGTGCAGTCCGCTAACAGCTTCATCGATGGCGGCGAAGTTGCGTTCGAGCAGCCGGCGCCCTTTGCGTCCATAGGTTTTCTGCACCATGGCCTTGATCTTGTTCAGCGCCTCATCGCGATCGAGGATCCCGGTGATGGCGAAGAAGCAGGCCTGCATGATGGTATTGATGCGTCGTCCCATGCCGGTACGCTGCGCAATACCGTAGGCATCGATACTGAACAGCCGCAGCTGCTTATCAATGATCTGTTGCTGCACCTTGCGTGGCAGGCTGCCCCACACGGTGTCGGGCGAGGCCGGCGAGTTCAGCAGAAAGGTCGCCCCCGGCGCTGCCTTGGCGAGCATGTCGTAACGCACCAGGAAGTTCGGCTGGTGACAGGCGACGAACTGGGCCTCGTCGTTACCGATCAGGTAGGTCGAGCGGATCGGCTGGTCGCCGTAGCGCAGATGGCTGACGGTGACTGCGCCGGCCTTCTTCGAATCGTATTGAAAGTACCCCTGCACGTGCTGGTCGGTGCTCTCGCCGATGATTTTGATCGAGTTCTTGTTGGCCGACACGGTGCCGTCCGAGCCCAGGCCGTAGAACACGCAGCGCGTGATGCCCTGCGCCGCCAGTGGGGCGAAGGTGCTATCCCAATGCAGGCTGGTGTGGCTCACATCGTCGTGGATGCCGATCGTGAAACCGTTTTTCGGCCGTTCGTTGGCCAGCTCGGCGAACACGCCGGCCACCATGCCGGGGGTGAACTCCTTCGACGACAGGCCGTAGCGACCACCGATGACCCGCGGCATCGCGTTGCGCTCGCCGTCGGCCACTGCCTGAACCAGCGCGGTCAGCACGTCCTTGTACAGGGGCTCGCCGTCGGCGCCTGGTTCTTTGGTGCGATCGAGCACCGCGATGGTGTTGACGGTTTCTGGCAGCGCGGCCAGCAGGTGCCTGGGCGAGAAGGGTCGGAACAGCCGTACCTTGACCACCCCAACTTTCTCGCCCCGATCGACCAGGGTTTCAACGGCCTCCTCGGCAGCCCCCAGACCTGAGCCCATCAGCACGATCACATGCGCGGCGTCCGGTGCGCCGACATACTCGAACAGGCCGTACTGGCGCCCGGTCAAGCGGCCGAACTGCGACATCACGTTATCGACAATATCGGGTAAATCGGCGTAGTAAGTGTTTACCGACTCGCGCCCCTGGAAGTACACATCCGGGTTCTGCGAGGTACCGCGCAGCACCGGTTTGTCGGGTGACATGGCGCGCGAGCGATGCGCGGCGACCAGCTCGTCTTCGATCATCGCGCGCACGGTCTGCCGATCGAGTTCCTCGATCTTGTCGACCTCGTGCGAGGTGCGGAAACCGTCGAAGAAGTGCACAAAGGGGATGCGACCGGCGAGCGAGGCGGCCTGGGCGATCAGGGCGAAATCCTGCACCTCTTGTACGCTTGCCGAACACAGCATGGCGTAGCCCGTGGCACGGCACGCCATCACATCGGAATGGTCGCCGAAGATCGACAGCGCCTGCGCCGCCAGCGAGCGCGCCGCCACGTGCAGCACCGTGGGCGTCAACTCGCCGGCGATCTTGTACATATTGGGGATCATCAGCAGCAATCCCTGCGACGCGGTGAAGCTGGTGGCCAGTGCACCGGCCTGCAGCGCGCCGTGGATGGCGCCGGCCGCACCCCCCTCGCTCTGCATCTCGATGACCTGCGGCACCGAGTCCCACAGGTTCTTCACCCCGACTGCCGACCAGTCGTCGGCCCATTCGCCCATCGGCGATGCGGGGGTGATCGGATAGATGGCGATGACCTCGTTACACAGGTGAGCGATCCGTGCGGCGGCTTCGTTGCCGTCGAGCGTGACGAGCGTGGTAGACATGGGAGTGACCAGCGGTTGCCTTTATGTCGCCAAGATTGGCGATGGCTACCTTGCTCGGCAACCGCACCCACAGGCTTGCTTGACGTGCGTCAAGCGGGGGATCAGGCCCGGTGCTGTCTAGAACAGCCCTTCTTCGTTGCCCAGCGGATCGGGTACCGCCTGCCACTGCGAGCGCAGATTCTTGCGAAACAACAGCTTTTCCTGCGCCGATTCAGGCAGATCGGTGAAGCGGAATACGCCGCGACCGACCAGCAGGTCGATCACGTCTTCGAGTACCCTGACCAGCCCGATATCGAGTTCGCGCAGAAATGCCTGAACATCCGGATCGTCGATCGCTGCCGCCTCGGCGCCGCCTTCGGCCGTCGCCGACAGCCCGGTAATGACGCCGCTGGCGTCTCGGATGACAAAAATTGGCTGCATGCCGGTCTGCCTCGACAATTTCGTGGGATGTTTCAGGATTTCGGATCGCTAGTCGATAACTTTATTCCTAAAACCGCATAATTCCAGCGGCGCGCACCAGTGGAGAGCAGGGTTTTGAGCGAAACAGCAGTGGACGTGAGCTTGGCGACGGAGGCCGATGCGGCCGATCCGTTGGTCGGCTGCCTGTTGATCCTCGCCCGGCAACATGGCCTCCCGGTCTCCGAGTTTGCCGCCACGGCCGGGCTGCCGTTGCACGACGGCCGTCTGCTGCCGTCAATGTTCGACCGCGCCGCGCGGCGCGTCGGCATGCGCGCGCGTGTCGTGGCGCGGCCCCTGGAACGCCTCGACAGCCTGGTCACCCCGGCGGTGCTGCTGCTTGATGATGACCGGGCCTGCGTGCTGCTCGAGCCGCTGCACGATGGCAAGGCCAAGCTCATCCTGCCGGAGAACCCGGAAGCCGAAGTCATTCAGGATGCCGACCAGCTGCGCGGCCTGTATACCGGCCATGCGATCCTTGCCAGTCCGACGCATCGCTACGATGCGCGTACGCCGGGGCCGGAGCACGACAGCGAAGGCGGTCACTGGTTCTGGGGCACGATCGCCGCTTCGTGGCGCATCTATCGCGACGTGATCCTGGCATCGGTGCTGGTCAATCTGTTCGCGGTCGCCAGCCCGCTGTTCGTGATGAACGTCTACGACCGGGTAGTGCCGAACGAGGCGCTCGAAACCCTGTGGGTGCTGGCGATCGGCGTAACCGTGGTCTACGGCTTCGACTACCTGCTACGCAGCCTGCGTGGCCGCTTCATCGACGTGGCCGGCGCCAAGGCCGATATTGAACTGTCGGCCAAGCTTTATGAGCGCGTGTTGGGTCTGCGTATGGATGCGCGTCCGGCATCGGCCGGCGCCTTCGCCAACAACCTGCGTGAGTTCGACGGCGTGCGCGATTTCTTTGCCTCGCTGACCCTGACCACCTTCGTCGACGTGCCGTTCGCGGTGCTCTTTCTATTGGTGATCTGGCTGATCGCCGGCCCGCTGGTCATCGTGCCGCTGGCGGCCATCCCGATCCTGCTGCTGTACGGCCTGTTCGTGCAGCCGCGCCTGCGGCGTGCGGCCGAAAACGGCATGCGCGCATCGGCGCAGCGCAATGCGACCCTGGTCGAGGCCCTGGTCGAGGCCGAAACCGTCAAGTCATTGGGCGTGGAAGGCCGGCTGCAACGCCAGCTCGAGAGCAGTGTGGGCGAGACGGCACGCTGGAATGCGCAGGCGCGCCAGTGGGCCTTGTCGGCCACCAACCTGGCGACCTTCCTGCAACAATTGGTATCGGTCGGCGTCGTGGTCAGCGGTGTGTACCTGATCTCCGACGGCCTGCTGACGATGGGCGCCTTGATCGCCGCGGTGATCTTGAGCGGCCGCGCGGTGATGCCGCTTGCCCAGATCGCGGCGTTGCTGACCCGTTATTACCAGGCGAGCACGGCGCTGAAGACGCTCAACGAGATCATGCAGATGCCGGTCGAGCGCCCGAACGGCAAGGTGTTCGTAACCCGCCCGGTGCTCAACGGCAGCATCGAGTTCGAGCACGTCACCTTCAATTACCCCGGCCAGGAGTTGCCCGCGTTGCAGGATGCGAGCTTCAAAGTCGAGCCGGGCGAACGCGTGGCGATCATCGGTCGGGTCGGGTCCGGTAAGACCACGATCAACCGCCTGGTTGCCGGGATCTATCATGCCGACAATGGCGCCGTGCGAATCGATGGTGTCGACATGCGCCAACTCGATCCGGGCGATCTGCGGCACAACATTGCTTATGTCTCGCAGGAT
This window encodes:
- a CDS encoding M23 family metallopeptidase codes for the protein MRKRTVILLATGILIAAGYLLPERVVVPVQNASSNDWHPDSFWFEPWGTSGVHKGIDIFGAKGTPVVSTVDGLVVFAGDLRKGGNVALVLGPSWRLHYFAHLDTVDVSAGSWVTSGNIVGRLGDSGNAKGKPPHLHYAIVRMIPLPWKMDRSTQGYKKAFFIDPDRYLRAALAR
- a CDS encoding alpha/beta hydrolase, producing MSKRPSTSHVAQRHRATDRRFFVGVIGVLLVCLATAGAYAGPLRDWLDERRGSEDDQLQRVDAGALPSDIQITNDVPYGEHARHRFDVYAPHGVHDAPVVFMVHGGGWRRGDKAHDRVVENKVKRWLPRGFVFVSTNYRLVPDADPVRQATDVARALAAFQRRAAEFGADPRKVILIGHSAGAHLVALLTADPSLAAQQGVSPWLGAVLLDSAALNVPDTMRAPPRIMRKVYKNAFGDDPNYWRKASPYHALVAKGPPVLAVCSSQRRDDPCGAADSFVARMHALGRRGQVLPQPMSHREINEQLGLPGSYTTAVEAFMASIDSLVAARLRH
- a CDS encoding SLC13 family permease, yielding MTPADLATPNPHAIAVMLLTLVALLLFTRERLALETSSLFVLAALVLGFELFPFAREGVRLHATDFFLGFGHEALVAVCALMIAGQGLVRTGALEPVGRLLARAWGVAPSFSLLLTLLIGALFSAFVNNVPIVVLLLPILISVSLRTGNPPSAVLMPMGFATLVGGMSTTIGTSTNLLVVSVAADLGVPRFEMFDFLLPVAIAGSVAILYLWLIAPRIMPIRQTELEDNRPRVFSAQLHIPEDSFADGKTLSDAIDKAGDMKVSRILRGEQTYVTPLPDAVLRAGDRLLVNDTADNLKEFESALGAALYSANAPVDEDNPLHADDQQLAEVVVTQGSSLEGSSLSRSHFADNYQLLTLALHRAGWQMQALRAQVHDIRLRVGDVILVQGARDHISEMKRRGDVLVLDATADLPTTRRAPLAMLIMAAIILSAALGLVPIAISALVGVLAMLATNCLSWRDAVRALNTQVVMIVVASLALGSALLDTGAADYLAQVFVAYTQGVSPGGLLSGLMLLMALMTNIVSNNAAALIGTPIAIGIARQLNLPAEPFVLAVLFGANMSYATPIAYKTNLLVMSAGGYLFADFLRIGIPLTLIMWAAFSWLLPMLYGLAW
- a CDS encoding M48 family metallopeptidase — encoded protein: MDRREMLRQCLLLLGVSMAGRVSALDLDRAFGAAKSLTGAATLSDEDIANYCAQLAKEQDDANRVAAPDSEYGKRLATLTEGLDSYDGMTLNFKVYETEEVNAFAMADGTVRLYSGLLDLMTDDEVRYVVGHEMGHVKAGHSRKRMQVALTTGGLRDAVAASGTKHADLADSQLGELFEKVVVAQHSQGNENEADDYAMGFMKDKNFAPAACVTALEKLDALSGGGGSNWLSTHPAPKERAARMRGQLA
- the nifJ gene encoding pyruvate:ferredoxin (flavodoxin) oxidoreductase; amino-acid sequence: MSTTLVTLDGNEAAARIAHLCNEVIAIYPITPASPMGEWADDWSAVGVKNLWDSVPQVIEMQSEGGAAGAIHGALQAGALATSFTASQGLLLMIPNMYKIAGELTPTVLHVAARSLAAQALSIFGDHSDVMACRATGYAMLCSASVQEVQDFALIAQAASLAGRIPFVHFFDGFRTSHEVDKIEELDRQTVRAMIEDELVAAHRSRAMSPDKPVLRGTSQNPDVYFQGRESVNTYYADLPDIVDNVMSQFGRLTGRQYGLFEYVGAPDAAHVIVLMGSGLGAAEEAVETLVDRGEKVGVVKVRLFRPFSPRHLLAALPETVNTIAVLDRTKEPGADGEPLYKDVLTALVQAVADGERNAMPRVIGGRYGLSSKEFTPGMVAGVFAELANERPKNGFTIGIHDDVSHTSLHWDSTFAPLAAQGITRCVFYGLGSDGTVSANKNSIKIIGESTDQHVQGYFQYDSKKAGAVTVSHLRYGDQPIRSTYLIGNDEAQFVACHQPNFLVRYDMLAKAAPGATFLLNSPASPDTVWGSLPRKVQQQIIDKQLRLFSIDAYGIAQRTGMGRRINTIMQACFFAITGILDRDEALNKIKAMVQKTYGRKGRRLLERNFAAIDEAVSGLHEIDVPQQISSQVEMPPVVAANAPDFVQRVTAPLIAGLGDSLPVSAMSADGTWPLGTAAYEKRQLALEIPQWEMDLCTHCGKCPLVCPHAAIRSKVFDAGLARSAPAGFLHMPVKGAKDFPPDTHISYQVAPDDCTGCGLCVEICPIRDKQNPARKALNMVPVEPRREVEQASWDFFLTLPEFDRTQLKETTLKGAMIMQPLFEFSGACVGCGETPYIKLATQLFGDRMLIANATGCSSIYGGNLPTTPYTTNPDGRGPAWNNSLFEDNAEFGLGMRIAVDKQTEHAVELLQELAGDLGDTLVEAIGTADQHTEADIFEQRGRVIELRKKLKAIDKPAARSLEAVADYLVKKSVWLIGGDGWAYDIGYGGVDHVLASGRNVNILVLDTEVYSNTGGQTSKATPLGAVAKFSAGGKPVIKKDLAMMAMAYGDVYVAQVAYGAKDVQVLRAFLEAESYDGPSLIIAYSPCIAHGIDLAKNLQQQNLAVNAGHWGLFRYDPRKAAEGQNPLHLDSKEPSVPYRDFAMSETRFAVLERTHPQAAHRFMDAAQHQTKAKFHLYEQLAKLAVGETEPTVPDKQ
- a CDS encoding dihydroorotate dehydrogenase-like protein, with the protein product MDMSTQWLGLKLKNPLVPSASPLSRSLDAAKQLEDAGAAAIVMYSLFEEAVRAEEDGMLTFLHHSETGHAEADSYLPAHQDFPGELDRYLEQVAALKASLEIPVIASLNGVTATGWMTHAKEIADAGADALELNAYYVAGDVWEDGHYVEQRYITLLKELREHISIPINMKLSPFFSSIGNMIKKLEAAGVAGVSLFNRFYQPDIDIEGMRLQHALTPTRSSDALLSMRWIAILHGRVECSLGATGGVHTGEDAIKLLLAGTDVVHLCNALLALGPKHLSKVIADMSAWMEHQGFESVAELRGRLSQSSVLDPSDYERLNYIRVLDSYSGAEGVWR